In Nyctibius grandis isolate bNycGra1 chromosome 6, bNycGra1.pri, whole genome shotgun sequence, a single genomic region encodes these proteins:
- the ADRA2C gene encoding alpha-2C adrenergic receptor: MDLLLVVNTSLGSPNESLALPPSSPSSSALLQPPSPYSPAAVASLAAVVGFLIVFTIVGNVLVVIAVLTSRALRAPQNLFLVSLASADILVATLVMPFSLANELMNYWYFGKVWCNIYLALDVLFCTSSIVHLCAISLDRYWSVTQAVEYNLKRTPRRIKAIILTVWLISAVISFPPLISMYRDPEGDVFPQCKLNDETWYILSSCIGSFFAPCLIMVLVYIRIYRVAKLRTRTLSEKRTMPDGSSQTENGLSRTAGGCTSLRMQMGENGHYSVHHWRKASELEDIELEESSTSESRRRRSREEHPRKSSKSQSFSYSYSSKHSSSRLSRSSNRSMQFFSYRRRRKRSSICRKKVTQAREKRFTFVLAVVMGVFVVCWFPFFFSYSLYGICREACEVPETLFKFFFWIGYCNSSLNPVIYTIFNQDFRRSFKHILFKKKKKNFRH; this comes from the coding sequence ATGgatctgctgctggtggtgaaCACGAGCCTGGGCTCCCCCAACGAGTCCCTGGCGCTGCCCCCCTCCTCGCCGTCCTCCTCGGCCCTCCTGCAGCCGCCCTCCCCCTACTCCCCGGCAGCCGTGGCCAGCTTGGCCGCCGTGGTGGGCTTCCTCATCGTCTTCACCATCGTGGGCAACGTGCTGGTGGTGATCGCGGTGCTCACCAGCCGGGCGCTGAGAGCACCCCAGAACCTTTTCCTGGTGTCCCTGGCCAGTGCGGACATCCTGGTGGCTACTCTGGTCATGCCTTTCTCCTTAGCAAACGAGCTTATGAATTACTGGTACTTTGGCAAGGTTTGGTGTAACATCTACCTGGCGCTGGACGTGCTCTTCTGCACCTCTTCCATTGTCCACCTGTGCGCCATCAGCCTCGACAGGTACTGGTCGGTCACACAGGCGGTGGAGTACAACCTCAAACGGACCCCCCGGCGCATCAAGGCCATCATCCTCACTGTCTGGCTCATTTCAGCTGTCATCTCCTTCCCACCATTGATCTCCATGTACCGGGACCCTGAAGGAGATGTCTTTCCCCAGTGCAAGCTCAATGACGAGACATGGTACATCCTTTCTTCTTGCATTGGCTCTTTCTTTGCCCCCTGCCTCATCATGGTATTGGTCTATATCCGCATATACCGTGTGGCCAAGCTAAGGACCAGGACCCTCTCTGAGAAGCGTACAATGCCAGATGGTTCCTCACAGACTGAGAATGGCTTGAGCCGCACTGCTGGGGGCTGCACGTCCCTGAGGATGCAGATGGGAGAGAATGGACATTACTCAGTGCACCACTGGCGCAAAGCCTCTGAGCTGGAGGACATtgagctggaggagagcagcacCTCAGAGAGCAGACGGAGGCGGAGCCGGGAGGAGCATCCCCGCAAAAGCAGCAAGAGCCAGTCTTTCTCCTATTCATATTCCTCCAAGCACTCGAGTAGCCGTCTGTCCCGCTCTAGCAATCGCTCCATGCAGTTCTTCTCATATCGCCGTCGCCGGAAGCGTAGCAGCATCTGCCGTAAGAAAGTCACCCAGGCCCGGGAGAAACGCTTCACTTTTGTGCTGGCCGTGGTCATGGGGGTCTTTGTAGTTTGCtggttccctttcttcttcagctACAGCCTCTATGGTATTTGCCGGGAGGCATGTGAGGTCCCAGAGACTCTCTTCAAGTTCTTCTTCTGGATTGGGTATTGCAATAGCTCCCTCAACCCAGTCATCTACACGATCTTCAACCAGGACTTCCGAAGGTCCTTTAAACACATTCTAtttaagaagaagaagaagaactTCCGGCATTGA